The following DNA comes from Rhodopseudomonas boonkerdii.
GGCACCAACGACCTCGAGGCCGCGAAGTCGTTTTATGACAAGCTGCTCGGCACGCTGGGTATTCCGCCGGCCGTGGTCGACCGGCACCGCATTTTCTATCGCACCAAGACCGGCACCTTCGCAGTGTCGAAACCGATCGACGGCAAAACCGCCACGGCGGCCAATGGCGGCACCATCGGCTTTACCGCCAAATCGACCGATGAAGCCGACGCATGGCACGCCACTGGCGTCGCCAATGGCGCCACCACTTGCGAGGATCCGCCGGGCGTGCGCGACATGGCCGGCATGAAGCTCTATCTCGCTTACCTGCGCGATCCCGACGGCAACAAGCTCTGCGTCATGCACCGCATGGCGTCATAGAACGGAAGAACCACAGCCAAACAGAAACGCCCGGCTTCACAGCCGGGCTTTTCGCAGGACCGGCGGAAGCAGCTCGGAAGGCAGTCAGCCACCGCCAGAGCGAATGAATTTCAGTCCCGTTTCGATAGCGCCGTAGGATGCGAGATCGTCGTGTCCACCTTCCGGAAAACGCACGAACTGCTTCGGCTCAAGGGCCAGATCAAAGAGCCGTTCGCCGAAGCGAACAGGAATGGTCCGATCGCGATCGCCATGCATGATCAGAAGCGGAGCCCCGATCCGCACGACGCGGAGATCAGAGCGAAACTGATCTCGCAGGAGCCAGCGCACCGGCACGTAGCTGAAGTGAAACGCAGCAACGTCCACCATCGACGAGTAAGGCGCTTCCAGAACCAGCTTCTGGATCGCGTTCTCTGCGGCCAGAGCGGTGGCAACGCCGGTTCCCAACGAGAAGTCCCACGGAACGATCTGACCGGCATCGTATCGCGCCTTGGCGAAAGCATAGGCGGCCGCTGCATCCTGAAGCAGCCCCTGCTCGCTCGGTAGGCCGCTTGAACCGGCATACCCGCGATAGGAAACGGCGATCAGTCCGTTGCCATCCGCCGTCAGCTTCTGAAAGCGACCGACCTGGGCCGCCAGGAAATCGCCATTGCCGTGGAAATAGATGATCACAGGTCGCGACAGCTTTGCCGGGACATGCCAGACGATGATGGTCTCGCCGTCCGCCGTCGTCAGCCGATGTTCCTCAGCTTGCGCGAACCCTGCCGCTTCCGGTGAGGTTCGCGTCGTCTGCGGGATTGGGAAGATAAAGTCTCGTTGCCTGAAATACAGCAAGGACAGACTGATGCTGTAACAGACAGCGACCAATACGACGGTCCATATCAGTATCTGCATGGACCGCCGCCGATAGGACACCGAACGATCACATCGCCTTGACGATGTTTTCGGTCACCTTCTTCGCGTCACCCAGCAGCATCATGGTATTGTCGCGATAGAACAGCGGATTGTCGATGCCGGCGTAGCCCGAGGCCAGCGAGCGCTTGATGAACATCACGGTGCCCGCCTTCCAGACCTGCAGCACCGGCATGCCGTAGATCGGCGAGGACTTGTCCTCTTCCGCCGCCGGGTTGGTGACGTCGTTGGCGCCGATGACAAAGGCGATATCGGCCTGGGCGAATTCCGAATTGATGTCCTCGAGTTCGAACACCTCATCGTAGGGCACGTTCGCTTCGGCGAGCAGCACGTTCATGTGGCCGGGCATGCGGCCGGCGACCGGGTGAATGGCGTATTTCACCTCGACGCCTTCCTTCTTCAGCGTGTCAGCCATTTCGCGCAGCGCGTGCTGTGCCTGCGCCACCGCCATGCCGTAGCCGGGCACGATGATGACCTTCTGCGCGTTCTTCATGATGAAGGCCGCATCATCCGCCGAGCCGAGCTTGGCCGGTTTCTGTTCGGCGGAGCCACCGCCGCCGGCTGCGGTCTCGCCGCCGAAACCACCAAGGATGACCGAAATGAAGGAGCGGTTCATCGCGTGGCACATGATGTAGGACAGGATCGCGCCCGACGAACCGACCAGCGCACCGGTGATGATCAGCGCCGAATTGCCCAGCGTGAAGCCGATGCCCGCGGCAGCCCAGCCGGAATAGGAGTTCAGCATCGAGATCACGACCGGCATGTCGGCGCCGCCGATCGGGATGATCAGCAGGGCACCTAGCACCAGCGCGAGGATGGTGATGACCCAGAAATCCACCGCCGAGCCGGAATGCACCAGGCCATAGATGAAGAAGATCAGCGCCAGGCCGAGCACGATATTGATGATGTGGCGTGCCGGCAAAATGATCGGCGCACCGCTCATGCGGCCGGAGAGCTTGGCGAAGGCGATCACCGAGCCGGTGAAGGTCAGCGCGCCAATGGCGACGCCGAGCGACATTTCGACGAGGCTCGCCGACACGATCTTGTTGGTGGCCGGATCGAGAATGCCGAAAGCTTCGGGCGCGTAGAAGGCGCCGGCAGCGACCAACACCGCGGCCATGCCGACCAGCGAGTGGAAAGCGGCGACCAGTTCCGGCATCGAGGTCATCGGCACGCGCTTGGCGATGACGGCGCCGATGCCGCCGCCGATGGCAATGCCGAGGATCACCAGGATCCAACCGATCGCGTCTGCCGGGGGATGCGCGGCCAGAGTGGTGCCAACGGCGATGGCCATGCCGACCATGCCGAAGAAATTGCCCTGGCGGCTCGAAGCCGGGCTCGACAGGCCGCGCAGCGACATGATGAAGAGCACGCCGGCGACCAGATACAGAAGTGCAGACAGATTGGCGTTCATCTCAGTGCCCCGTTGTCATTGTGATCGCGAGATGCGCCGTTCACTTGGATTTCTTCTTGTACATCGCGAGCATGCGCTGGGTGACCAGGAAGCCGCCGAAGATATTCACGCAGGCAAAGATCAGCGCCACGAAGCCGAAGCCGCGGGCGAGCACGCCGCCGCTGCCAGCCAGCTTGACGCCGACCGCGAGGAGCGCGCCGACCACGATCACCGAGGAGATCGCATTGGTCACCGACATCAGCGGCGTATGCAGCGCGGGGGTCACCGACCACACCACGAAATAGCCGACGAACACCGCGAGCACGAAGATCGAGAGCTGAAAGACGAAGGGGGAAACCAGCGAAGCATGTTCCATGGCGGCTCTCCTTAGGCAGTCTTCGGCTGGAAGTTCGGATGGATGACGGCGCCGTCCTTGGTCAGGGCCGTAGCCTTGACCAGTTCGTCGTCCCAGTTCACCGCGAGCGCCTTCGTCTCCTTGTTTACCAAGGTCTCGATGAAGGAGAACAGGTTACGCGCATAGAGGCTCGAGGCCGAGGCGGCGACGCGGCCGGCGACATTGGTAAAGCCGACGATCTTGATGCCGTTCACGTCAGTGACCTCTCCGGCCTTGACGCCCTCGACATTGCCGCCGCGTTCGACGGCCAGATCGACCAGCACCGAACCGGGCTTCATCGACGCGACCATCTCGGCGGTGACCAGACGCGGTGCCGGACGCCCCGGGATCAGCGCCGTGGTGATGATGATGTCCTGCTTCTTGATGTGCTCGGCAGTGAGCGCGGCCTGCTTGGCTTGATATTCCTTGGACATTTCCTTGGCGTAACCGCCGGCGGTCTGCGCGTTCTTGAATTCCTCGTCTTCGACCGCCAGGAACTTGGCGCCGAGGCTTTCGACCTGCTCCTTGGTGGCCGGACGCACATCGGTCGCCGTCACCACGGCGCCGAGGCGGCGCGCGGTGGCGATGGCCTGCAGGCCGGCGACGCCGACCCCCATCACGAACACCTTGGCGGCAGGCACGGTGCCGGCCGCGGTCATCATCATCGGGAAGGCGCGACCGAAATATTCGGCGGCCTCGATGACAGCGCGATAGCCGGCAAGATTGGCTTGGCTGGACAGCACATCCATCACCTGTGCGCGGGTGATGCGCGGCATCAGCTCCATGGCGAAGGCGGCAATGCCGGCATTGGCCATCGTCTTCAGTGCAGCTTCATTGCCATAAGGGTCCATGATCGCGATCACCAGCGCGCCGCGCTTGTAATTCGCAAGTTCAGAGGCTTCCGGCCGTTTCACCTTGATGACGATGTCGGCATCCTTCACCGCGTCGGCGGCAATAGCGGCACCAACGGCGGTGAATTCGGAATCCGGCAGGCCGGATTTGATACCCGCGCCCGGCTCGATCACGACCTCGGCGCCGAGCGCCTTGAACTTCTTCACCGTATCCGGCGACACCGCAACGCGCGGTTCGAGCGGATCGATCTCCTTGGCAACGGCAATCTTCATAGGTCCTCCGGCGGAGCCTTGTCCGCGCGTGAACGATCAGGTCAGGGATGAAAAGCCGCGGCGCTGCGGCAGAAGGCAGGGTCAGGTGAGGAAGATGCCCATCAGCGCCACGATCGCGACAACGGAGATGGTGCCCCATTTCACAAGCATCAGGAAACCTTCATAGGTCTGTTCATGCGCCGGGTAGTCGTTGCCATCCGCCGTGGTGTAGGCAACTTCGCCATGATCAGCCATTCCAGTCTCCCGCGATATTTATGATCTGTTGCCACGGAATTAGCGCAATTGGATTTGAACGGCAACGGCTGTTGGAATGCTGTGCATGCCTTTAAATGATGCAGTGCATTATGCTGGCCAATTATCGCGGATCCAGCAGGCGAGCGATTGTTCGCTCACCTCGCCAGCGGCGAGCGAAAGTATCATTGCCGCGGCCTCCGCCTCCGGCACTATGAAATCGATATCGTTCACGCCCACGAATGTGTAGAGCGCCAGCAGCGAGGTTCGCTTGTTTCCATCCACGAACGGATGATTGCGCGCAATGCCGAAAGCATAAGCAGCGGCTAATTCAGGCAATTCGGCTTGCTCATATGCCCAGCGGTTTCTGGGCCGATCCAACGCCGATTCCAGCATCCCTGCATCGCGAAGACCGGCGGGCCCTCCATAAAGCGCAAGCTGCTCATCATGGATAGCAATGACCATCTGGCTGGTGAGCCAGAATGGCTCACTCATTTGGCGAGCTCAGCCAACGCGTTGTGATACCGCTTCATGCCGCGGCGAGCGACTTCCATCGCCTTTTCGAACTTCGGATCGTAAGGCGTTAGACGGACACCACCTTCCGGCGTCATGGTCGCATATAGCTGATCGCCTACGCTCAAGTTAAGACGAGTCATGACTTCCTTCGGCAAGATGACGCCGGAAGAATTTCCAATCTTCTTGATCTCAACTTTCGCAATGGGCTGAGGACGGGGATCGGCGGCGATCTTGCTCCGCTCGTTCATCGCATTTTGCCTCCGTTGTACAGAATGTATAACACTGAGAATAGCGACTTTCAACCTGTGGCATATGCGTGGGGGAACGCAGAATTACCCCATCGCCTCCAGCTCATCGATCATTCCGGCGATGACCGACAGACCGCCGTCCCAGAAGGTCGGGTCCTTGGCATCGAGGCCGAAGGGCGCGAGCAGTTCGGAATAGTGCTTTGTGCCGCCGGCAGCGAGCATCGCGAGGTAGCGCTCGGCAAAACCTTCCTGCGCGTGCTCGTAGACCGCGTAGAGCGAGTTCACAAGGCAATCCCCGAAGGCATAGGCGTAAACGTAGAACGGCGAATGGATGAAGTGAGGAATGTACATCCAGAAGTTCTCGTAGCCTGGCTTGATCTCGATCGCCGGGCCCAGGCTCTCATTCTGCACGCTCAGCCAGAGCTGGCCAATCCGCTCCGCCGTGAGTTCGCCATTGCGCCGCTCGGTATGAACAGCGCGTTCGAATGAATAGAAGGCGATCTGCCGGACCACCGTGTTGATCATGTCCTCGACCTTGCCGGCGAGCAGCGCCTGACGCTGCTTCGGGCTCTTGGTCTGGGCGAGCAGGCGCCTAAAGGTCAGCATCTCACCGAACACCGACGCCGTCTCCGCAAGCGTCAGCGGCGTCGGCGCCATCAGCGCGCCGTTCTTGGCCGCGAGCACCTGATGCACGCCGTGGCCGAGTTCATGCGCAAGGGTCATCACATCGCGCGGCTTGCCCTGATAATTCATCAGCACGTAGGGATGCGCCGACGGTGTGGTCGGATGCGAGAAGGCGCCCGGCGCCTTGCCCGGCCGCACCGGTGCATCGATCCAGCGATCGGTGAAGAAACGCTTGGCGATGTCAGCCATTTTCGGCGAGAAGGCGCCGTAAGCGGTCAGCACCATGTCCTGTGCATCGGACCACGAGATCGTGCCGGTCGGTGCGAATGGCAAAGGCGCATTGCGATCCCAGTGCGGCAGCTTCTTCTTGCCGAACCACTTTGCCTTCAGCTGATAATAGCGATGCGACAGTTTTGGATAGGCTGCGCGCA
Coding sequences within:
- a CDS encoding type II toxin-antitoxin system death-on-curing family toxin — encoded protein: MSEPFWLTSQMVIAIHDEQLALYGGPAGLRDAGMLESALDRPRNRWAYEQAELPELAAAYAFGIARNHPFVDGNKRTSLLALYTFVGVNDIDFIVPEAEAAAMILSLAAGEVSEQSLACWIRDNWPA
- a CDS encoding alpha/beta hydrolase, which codes for MQILIWTVVLVAVCYSISLSLLYFRQRDFIFPIPQTTRTSPEAAGFAQAEEHRLTTADGETIIVWHVPAKLSRPVIIYFHGNGDFLAAQVGRFQKLTADGNGLIAVSYRGYAGSSGLPSEQGLLQDAAAAYAFAKARYDAGQIVPWDFSLGTGVATALAAENAIQKLVLEAPYSSMVDVAAFHFSYVPVRWLLRDQFRSDLRVVRIGAPLLIMHGDRDRTIPVRFGERLFDLALEPKQFVRFPEGGHDDLASYGAIETGLKFIRSGGG
- a CDS encoding Re/Si-specific NAD(P)(+) transhydrogenase subunit alpha; protein product: MKIAVAKEIDPLEPRVAVSPDTVKKFKALGAEVVIEPGAGIKSGLPDSEFTAVGAAIAADAVKDADIVIKVKRPEASELANYKRGALVIAIMDPYGNEAALKTMANAGIAAFAMELMPRITRAQVMDVLSSQANLAGYRAVIEAAEYFGRAFPMMMTAAGTVPAAKVFVMGVGVAGLQAIATARRLGAVVTATDVRPATKEQVESLGAKFLAVEDEEFKNAQTAGGYAKEMSKEYQAKQAALTAEHIKKQDIIITTALIPGRPAPRLVTAEMVASMKPGSVLVDLAVERGGNVEGVKAGEVTDVNGIKIVGFTNVAGRVAASASSLYARNLFSFIETLVNKETKALAVNWDDELVKATALTKDGAVIHPNFQPKTA
- a CDS encoding NAD(P)(+) transhydrogenase (Re/Si-specific) subunit beta produces the protein MNANLSALLYLVAGVLFIMSLRGLSSPASSRQGNFFGMVGMAIAVGTTLAAHPPADAIGWILVILGIAIGGGIGAVIAKRVPMTSMPELVAAFHSLVGMAAVLVAAGAFYAPEAFGILDPATNKIVSASLVEMSLGVAIGALTFTGSVIAFAKLSGRMSGAPIILPARHIINIVLGLALIFFIYGLVHSGSAVDFWVITILALVLGALLIIPIGGADMPVVISMLNSYSGWAAAGIGFTLGNSALIITGALVGSSGAILSYIMCHAMNRSFISVILGGFGGETAAGGGGSAEQKPAKLGSADDAAFIMKNAQKVIIVPGYGMAVAQAQHALREMADTLKKEGVEVKYAIHPVAGRMPGHMNVLLAEANVPYDEVFELEDINSEFAQADIAFVIGANDVTNPAAEEDKSSPIYGMPVLQVWKAGTVMFIKRSLASGYAGIDNPLFYRDNTMMLLGDAKKVTENIVKAM
- a CDS encoding VOC family protein → MFSHVMIGTNDLEAAKSFYDKLLGTLGIPPAVVDRHRIFYRTKTGTFAVSKPIDGKTATAANGGTIGFTAKSTDEADAWHATGVANGATTCEDPPGVRDMAGMKLYLAYLRDPDGNKLCVMHRMAS
- a CDS encoding aa3-type cytochrome c oxidase subunit IV; protein product: MADHGEVAYTTADGNDYPAHEQTYEGFLMLVKWGTISVVAIVALMGIFLT
- a CDS encoding AbrB/MazE/SpoVT family DNA-binding domain-containing protein — translated: MNERSKIAADPRPQPIAKVEIKKIGNSSGVILPKEVMTRLNLSVGDQLYATMTPEGGVRLTPYDPKFEKAMEVARRGMKRYHNALAELAK
- a CDS encoding proton-translocating transhydrogenase family protein; translation: MEHASLVSPFVFQLSIFVLAVFVGYFVVWSVTPALHTPLMSVTNAISSVIVVGALLAVGVKLAGSGGVLARGFGFVALIFACVNIFGGFLVTQRMLAMYKKKSK
- a CDS encoding M3 family oligoendopeptidase — its product is MPKSASAKSVSAKSTRKPAARNTAVVKKPLRKTAPKAAAKPKAGQLPEWNLADLYTSITAPEIARDLDRIDADCVAFEVAYKGKLADETAKPNGGAWLAEAIRSYEAIDDLAGRLGSYAGLIHAGNTVDPAISKFYGDVSERITAASVHLLFFALELNRIEDEVIERAMQTPELGHYRPWIEDSRKDKPYQLEDRVEQLFHEKSQTGYGAFNRLFDQTIAGLRFKVGGKELAIEPTLTLLQDRDAAKRKAAGQALANTFKANERTFALITNTLAKDKEISDRWRGFQDVADSRHLNNRVEREVVDALVTSVRAAYPKLSHRYYQLKAKWFGKKKLPHWDRNAPLPFAPTGTISWSDAQDMVLTAYGAFSPKMADIAKRFFTDRWIDAPVRPGKAPGAFSHPTTPSAHPYVLMNYQGKPRDVMTLAHELGHGVHQVLAAKNGALMAPTPLTLAETASVFGEMLTFRRLLAQTKSPKQRQALLAGKVEDMINTVVRQIAFYSFERAVHTERRNGELTAERIGQLWLSVQNESLGPAIEIKPGYENFWMYIPHFIHSPFYVYAYAFGDCLVNSLYAVYEHAQEGFAERYLAMLAAGGTKHYSELLAPFGLDAKDPTFWDGGLSVIAGMIDELEAMG